From Paenibacillus graminis, a single genomic window includes:
- a CDS encoding ABC-three component system protein codes for MQIQAETLVEIELPPPPNDYDVLFGVPVPPIDRLKLFSAEQFEDVICEWVNGFLKTEYDLVYRIGAAGDKGRDVIAEIKQDNLVIQWDNYQCKHYDHQLYPSDIWLEMGKLCHYTFINAYSIPRKYTFVSPQGVGAAFAELIGNPEMLKEQLINQWNDKCKNKITKTEVIELSGEFLDYVKNFDFSIVTFCPPQDFLEQYSATPFFKYRFGGGLTKPRPRPEKPEQEIQLNEVKYVKKLFEAYSEQLNQTILDSSTLSTHDISLFSHFNRQREYFYKAESLRRFARDELPHDEPFEKLQDEVYDGIIDIVEAIHPNGYICVLETIKLVNNLQLTSNILIKYLLLGDRGGICHQLANKDRISWVKS; via the coding sequence ATGCAAATCCAGGCTGAAACGCTAGTAGAAATAGAATTACCGCCACCACCAAATGATTACGATGTTTTATTTGGAGTGCCTGTACCCCCCATAGATAGACTGAAACTCTTTTCTGCTGAGCAGTTTGAAGATGTTATCTGCGAATGGGTGAATGGCTTCTTAAAAACAGAATATGATTTGGTCTATCGCATTGGGGCAGCGGGTGATAAAGGCAGGGATGTAATTGCAGAAATTAAACAAGATAATCTAGTTATTCAGTGGGATAATTATCAGTGTAAACACTATGATCATCAACTGTATCCAAGTGACATTTGGTTGGAAATGGGGAAATTGTGTCATTACACTTTTATAAATGCTTATTCAATTCCGAGAAAATATACTTTCGTATCCCCTCAAGGTGTGGGCGCTGCATTTGCTGAATTGATCGGTAATCCAGAAATGTTGAAAGAACAACTGATTAATCAGTGGAATGATAAATGTAAAAACAAAATAACAAAGACTGAAGTAATCGAGCTATCAGGAGAATTTTTGGATTATGTTAAAAATTTTGATTTTTCAATTGTTACATTTTGTCCCCCACAGGATTTTCTTGAGCAATATAGTGCAACCCCCTTTTTTAAATACAGATTTGGTGGAGGCTTAACTAAGCCAAGGCCTAGACCTGAGAAACCAGAACAAGAAATACAATTGAATGAAGTTAAGTACGTAAAAAAATTATTTGAAGCATATTCAGAGCAACTTAACCAGACAATATTAGATTCATCTACACTATCTACACACGACATTTCTTTATTCTCTCATTTTAATAGACAACGAGAATATTTTTATAAAGCTGAGTCTTTGAGAAGATTTGCAAGAGACGAACTTCCTCATGATGAGCCCTTTGAAAAATTACAAGATGAGGTATACGACGGAATAATTGATATTGTAGAAGCTATACATCCAAATGGCTATATATGTGTTTTAGAAACTATAAAACTGGTCAATAACCTTCAATTGACAAGTAATATATTAATAAAATATCTTTTGCTTGGTGATCGGGGTGGGATATGTCATCAATTGGCAAATAAGGATAGGATAAGTTGGGTGAAATCATGA
- a CDS encoding ATP-dependent nuclease: MYISNLDVTGYKNSKSKSVIKLQKGLNILVGENGSGKTTIINALRLILRENEFSYLNIDEDDFYVSLDKDFSAPEIRIDLKIESLNSDEQVTFLSWCDADFNAQLHFEVSANPNRKGYYKKEIWGGASKSSIFEEETFDCIDCIYLPPLRDAEEKLVNGKRSRLAQLLKKQYGDNKDELVRSVKGFNEQITSNADKKYNEIEEAKKNINTKLEETLGQRLGQSINLQFAETTFNKIVESIKMVFFPGIKENNPEKFRDIAINSLGYNNLLYIATVFAELELLKDNNMMTVLLIEEPEAHLHPQLQVKFIKYLEELTRKLENLQVVITTHSPVLASSVDTDNLIHVAYKDDRIIATVLKYINLGESKSYINRWLDVTKSTLLFSKGVILVEGISEAMLLPTFAKIVLAEHNKNALNGGINNMLPNSLEEAGVSVVNINGINFKHFMRLFSNFKEATSQAHIPIYCAGITDNDPPKIKVIVYDKNGVMKSDKNGDPVTTAEDVYPLPSEAPIGANIALQLIDEINMSKWGRLYRSPLKTFEYDLAIEENTRQLAEVLHDLWSKDGSVKANCKTIITRNNQYFDNEELLRNDAEFIFTHIDADEVGKGVFAQKLADYLEEQIRSHMGNINASKSNLTEVYSEISSLITVPEYIKKAINWAIGGIKIDG, encoded by the coding sequence ATGTACATATCTAACTTAGATGTTACAGGTTATAAAAATTCAAAGAGTAAGTCGGTTATTAAATTACAAAAAGGGCTCAATATTCTAGTTGGAGAAAACGGCTCAGGAAAGACCACAATCATAAATGCTCTACGGCTCATCTTACGAGAAAATGAGTTCTCATATTTGAATATTGATGAGGATGATTTTTATGTTTCATTAGACAAAGACTTCTCAGCTCCTGAAATTAGAATTGACCTAAAAATCGAATCCCTCAATTCGGACGAACAAGTTACTTTTCTATCATGGTGTGATGCTGATTTTAACGCACAACTACATTTTGAAGTTAGCGCCAATCCGAACAGAAAAGGATACTATAAAAAAGAAATATGGGGTGGCGCTTCAAAATCAAGCATTTTTGAAGAGGAGACATTTGATTGTATTGACTGCATATACCTTCCTCCGCTTCGAGATGCTGAGGAAAAGCTAGTTAATGGAAAAAGATCAAGGTTGGCACAATTATTAAAAAAACAATATGGTGATAATAAAGATGAACTTGTAAGGAGTGTCAAAGGCTTTAATGAGCAAATAACAAGTAATGCCGATAAGAAATATAATGAGATTGAAGAGGCTAAGAAGAATATTAATACCAAATTAGAAGAAACATTAGGTCAAAGACTTGGACAAAGTATTAACTTGCAGTTTGCTGAAACAACCTTTAATAAAATTGTAGAGAGCATAAAAATGGTTTTCTTTCCGGGAATCAAGGAAAACAATCCTGAAAAATTTAGGGATATCGCAATCAACAGTTTGGGATACAATAATTTGTTATACATAGCCACTGTTTTTGCGGAGCTTGAGCTGCTAAAAGACAATAATATGATGACAGTATTACTTATAGAGGAGCCGGAAGCGCATCTTCATCCACAGCTTCAAGTTAAATTTATTAAATATTTGGAAGAGCTTACTCGAAAACTTGAAAATTTACAGGTTGTAATTACAACACATTCTCCGGTCCTAGCTTCTTCCGTTGATACTGACAATTTAATTCATGTTGCTTATAAAGATGATAGAATCATAGCAACTGTATTAAAGTACATCAATCTAGGAGAAAGTAAAAGTTATATTAATAGATGGCTAGACGTGACGAAATCGACTTTACTATTTTCCAAGGGAGTCATCCTTGTAGAGGGAATAAGTGAAGCGATGCTTCTTCCTACGTTCGCGAAGATAGTATTAGCAGAGCATAATAAAAATGCTCTAAATGGTGGTATCAATAATATGTTACCTAATTCCTTGGAAGAGGCTGGAGTATCAGTGGTGAATATTAATGGTATTAACTTTAAACATTTTATGAGACTTTTTTCAAATTTCAAAGAAGCTACAAGCCAAGCGCATATACCAATATATTGTGCTGGAATCACTGATAATGATCCGCCAAAGATCAAGGTAATTGTATATGATAAAAATGGAGTTATGAAGAGTGATAAAAATGGTGATCCGGTAACTACGGCAGAGGATGTTTATCCCCTTCCAAGTGAAGCACCTATTGGAGCAAATATCGCTTTGCAATTAATAGATGAAATTAATATGAGTAAGTGGGGCCGATTATATCGTTCTCCTTTAAAAACATTTGAGTATGACCTGGCAATTGAAGAAAACACTCGCCAATTGGCTGAAGTTCTCCACGATTTATGGTCAAAAGATGGATCTGTTAAGGCAAACTGTAAAACTATTATTACAAGGAATAATCAGTATTTTGATAATGAAGAGTTATTAAGAAATGATGCTGAATTTATTTTTACACATATTGATGCTGATGAAGTTGGCAAAGGTGTCTTTGCACAGAAGTTAGCTGATTATTTAGAAGAGCAAATAAGAAGTCATATGGGCAATATAAATGCTTCCAAGTCGAACCTTACTGAAGTTTATTCCGAAATTAGCAGCCTAATTACAGTTCCAGAGTATATAAAAAAGGCAATTAATTGGGCAATCGGGGGTATTAAAATAGATGGATAA
- a CDS encoding AAA family ATPase: MLQEGFYITELRLTGFNKKDASITLNKGLNVISGPSDTGKTFIFECINYMFGGTDDLPDFKENNGYTTIFLELQLYVGGKRTLKRIIGESKFEAYEMSIDEIHFFQDFVELQGKHDAKNKKNISTYLLSLNNIADLKIRKNSRGEKISFSFRNFVRLFMINEEKIISKISPLLSGRRNEQPSEVSAFKTIITGNDDSGGAEIEDPKILRTRLEGKMELVKSMIDELKNVVKVKKNFLAINDPVDLEVQIDSLSEQLENNSRLINEKMLKRKELWEQEQLINSRLLFLNELLERFFLLNKSYSSDLERLEFIIEGNHYISQLHDANCPICNQLINSESFHFMGNHHSTQFDNLVQACEEETTKINNQLIDLNETVVILKKELQEKQIETNQIRLQIDNIESQIQSELKPISIVAKEQLKVLFEQKRLFYEIEINERQISDYWQTSFGIQKELNKKNIKLKFTSEISDDIYSSLADEVRGLLEAWSYPDLDDVCFNPSENDIVVSGKQRKNHGKGYRAILNAAFSIGLMKYSRKNERKHPGLVILDTPLTTYKGTNMNDSVMEKNEDISNDMKQAFFKDLSLLEGNYQIIILENVEPYKDLQIQMNYIHFTRIKGVGRYGFMPI, translated from the coding sequence GTGTTGCAGGAAGGATTTTATATTACTGAACTGAGGCTTACTGGCTTCAATAAAAAAGATGCTAGCATTACTTTGAATAAGGGACTTAATGTTATATCAGGCCCATCTGATACTGGAAAGACATTTATATTTGAATGTATCAACTATATGTTTGGTGGTACAGATGATCTCCCTGACTTTAAGGAGAACAATGGATATACAACTATATTTCTAGAGTTGCAGTTGTACGTGGGCGGAAAAAGAACATTGAAGCGGATTATTGGTGAGTCAAAGTTTGAAGCATACGAAATGAGTATTGACGAAATTCATTTTTTTCAGGATTTTGTTGAGTTACAAGGGAAACATGATGCTAAAAATAAAAAAAATATATCAACTTACTTACTTTCGTTAAACAACATTGCTGATTTAAAAATTCGGAAAAATTCACGTGGAGAAAAAATATCGTTCTCTTTTCGTAATTTCGTTAGATTATTTATGATAAATGAAGAGAAAATTATTTCTAAGATATCTCCTCTGTTATCGGGTAGGAGAAATGAGCAACCTTCAGAGGTTTCGGCGTTCAAAACAATAATTACTGGTAACGATGACAGTGGTGGGGCTGAAATAGAAGATCCTAAAATACTTAGAACACGACTAGAAGGAAAAATGGAATTAGTTAAAAGTATGATCGATGAGTTAAAGAATGTAGTAAAGGTGAAGAAGAATTTTTTGGCTATTAATGACCCTGTCGATTTAGAAGTTCAAATTGATAGTTTATCTGAACAACTAGAAAATAACAGTAGATTAATAAATGAGAAAATGCTCAAGAGAAAGGAATTGTGGGAGCAAGAACAACTAATAAATTCTCGACTGCTTTTCCTAAATGAGTTACTTGAAAGGTTCTTTTTGTTAAATAAAAGTTATTCTTCCGATTTGGAACGTTTAGAGTTCATAATTGAAGGGAATCATTATATTTCACAACTGCATGATGCGAATTGTCCGATTTGCAATCAATTAATCAATTCAGAATCATTTCATTTTATGGGAAATCATCATTCTACTCAATTCGATAATTTGGTACAGGCATGCGAAGAAGAAACGACTAAAATTAATAATCAATTAATAGATCTTAATGAAACGGTTGTTATACTAAAAAAAGAGTTGCAAGAAAAGCAAATTGAGACTAATCAAATAAGACTTCAAATTGACAACATCGAGTCTCAAATTCAAAGTGAATTGAAACCTATTTCGATAGTTGCTAAGGAACAATTAAAAGTTTTATTTGAGCAGAAAAGACTTTTTTATGAAATCGAAATAAACGAGAGACAGATTTCTGATTATTGGCAAACAAGTTTTGGTATTCAGAAAGAATTAAACAAAAAAAATATTAAATTGAAATTTACTAGTGAAATAAGCGATGATATTTATAGTAGTTTAGCAGACGAAGTAAGGGGATTACTAGAAGCTTGGAGTTACCCGGATCTGGATGATGTATGCTTCAACCCAAGTGAAAATGATATTGTTGTTTCGGGTAAACAAAGAAAAAATCATGGTAAAGGTTATCGTGCAATTTTAAATGCAGCATTCTCAATTGGATTGATGAAATACTCAAGAAAAAACGAACGAAAGCATCCTGGTTTAGTTATACTAGATACACCTTTAACTACTTATAAAGGAACAAATATGAATGATTCAGTTATGGAAAAAAATGAAGATATCTCGAATGATATGAAACAAGCATTTTTTAAAGATTTATCTCTGTTGGAAGGTAATTACCAAATTATTATTTTGGAGAATGTAGAGCCATATAAGGATTTGCAAATACAAATGAACTATATTCATTTTACTAGAATTAAAGGTGTTGGTCGGTATGGATTTATGCCTATTTGA
- a CDS encoding ABC-three component system middle component 2 produces the protein MGEIMNQTSLSSETLLFNTPLEIGLRCIVILDELKDQKIDLQRLIYFDYLVIHYGDVETEYESLHPPTPHRSGEILVKRDLVNEGLLLMISKKLVEVEYEASGIFFKASTYCTPFLDHFESQYLLQLRENAKIMAMKFSTYTKDELKKYMTDNLDRWGGEFNKESLFRGN, from the coding sequence TTGGGTGAAATCATGAATCAAACTTCTCTTTCAAGTGAAACTTTATTATTTAATACTCCATTAGAAATTGGATTACGATGCATTGTGATTTTAGATGAACTGAAAGATCAGAAAATTGATTTACAGAGATTGATTTATTTTGATTATTTAGTAATACATTATGGAGATGTCGAAACAGAATATGAGAGTTTACACCCACCCACCCCTCACCGCTCTGGTGAGATATTGGTAAAGAGAGATCTTGTAAACGAAGGACTACTCTTAATGATTTCTAAAAAGCTAGTTGAAGTTGAGTATGAAGCAAGTGGAATATTTTTTAAAGCTTCAACGTATTGTACACCTTTTTTAGACCATTTTGAATCTCAATATTTGCTTCAATTACGCGAAAATGCAAAAATAATGGCTATGAAATTTTCTACATATACGAAGGATGAATTGAAGAAATATATGACCGATAACTTAGATCGGTGGGGTGGAGAGTTTAATAAGGAATCATTGTTCAGGGGGAATTGA